The proteins below come from a single Afipia felis ATCC 53690 genomic window:
- a CDS encoding TonB-dependent receptor: MIRTTSLLGCAALIALPTCDSAAQTELPAITVAEPKPTRKKRTRQVRRLAIQPQAAAITATAPPAENALPPSSSSTQPAFASQSQMTASQIVGRGGASLGDTLGTTAGVSATSFSPVASRPVIRGLGGFRVRTQENGIGSADMANLGEDHAVTIDPLIAREVDVIRGPGTLRYGSQAIGGVVSASTGRIPTTTPANGVAFEARGGLNSVSRGTDGAALLDAGGGNFAIHADAFRRQAGDYRIPGGVQTNSSYRSDGHAVGGSYIFDSGFAGVAYQEMAMTYFIPGIDSARVKNHIDLHQSKWTSRGEWRVGEHGLDAIRYWFGATDYKHNEINGIGAAAEIGSRFKNEELESRVEVSHLPFATALGDWRGTAGVQWGQRNLSVAGATEPLLAPAKARNIAAFAFEELNLTRSLRAQAAIRVERTQIDGTGAQFPSSFLPPPDQPILFPVDRSFMPVSLSTGLLYELPAGIVARMTLQHVERSPDPIEMFYKGPHDTPRTFEIGDPNMTLEKADTAEIGLSRKRGATRFEASVYASRYRNFIFKNFTGIRCNETFASCGTPGASYDQIVYSQRDARFVGGEIEIEHDVAPLWNGVWGLGAQYDIVHATFADGGYVPKIPPQRLGGSLFYRDEGWNAHVSLLHAFAQTHLGAFETPTPGFNLLNAELSHTHKFSRAGLPITLTVGLKGENLLDADIRLHQSYKKDEVLQPGRNVRLFASMKF; the protein is encoded by the coding sequence ATGATCCGAACCACCAGCCTGCTGGGATGCGCGGCCCTGATTGCCCTCCCAACGTGCGATTCCGCCGCACAGACAGAGCTTCCGGCCATCACGGTGGCCGAGCCCAAACCCACCCGGAAGAAACGGACCCGACAGGTCCGGCGGTTGGCCATCCAACCGCAAGCCGCAGCAATCACGGCAACAGCTCCCCCCGCCGAAAATGCCCTGCCACCGTCGAGCTCGTCGACACAGCCAGCGTTCGCCTCCCAATCGCAGATGACGGCCTCACAGATCGTCGGGCGCGGCGGCGCATCGCTCGGCGACACGCTCGGGACCACGGCCGGTGTGTCGGCCACTTCGTTCTCCCCAGTCGCAAGTCGGCCGGTCATTCGCGGCCTTGGCGGCTTTCGCGTCCGCACCCAAGAAAACGGAATCGGCTCCGCCGACATGGCCAATCTCGGCGAGGACCACGCCGTAACCATCGATCCTCTGATCGCGAGGGAAGTCGACGTCATTCGCGGTCCGGGCACATTGCGTTACGGCTCGCAGGCTATCGGCGGAGTCGTCAGCGCCAGCACCGGCCGCATCCCGACGACGACCCCTGCAAACGGCGTCGCCTTTGAAGCGCGCGGCGGCCTCAATAGCGTGAGCCGCGGCACAGATGGCGCAGCGCTGCTCGATGCCGGCGGCGGCAACTTTGCGATCCACGCCGATGCCTTCAGGCGACAGGCCGGCGATTACCGTATTCCCGGGGGCGTGCAGACGAATTCGAGCTATCGCTCGGACGGGCACGCGGTTGGCGGCTCTTACATCTTCGACAGCGGCTTCGCCGGCGTCGCCTATCAGGAGATGGCGATGACCTACTTCATCCCGGGGATCGATTCCGCGCGGGTGAAAAACCACATCGATCTGCACCAGTCGAAATGGACAAGCCGCGGCGAGTGGCGCGTCGGCGAGCACGGTCTCGACGCTATCCGATACTGGTTCGGCGCTACGGATTACAAGCACAATGAGATCAACGGCATCGGCGCAGCCGCCGAGATTGGCTCGCGATTCAAGAACGAGGAATTGGAATCCCGCGTCGAGGTGAGCCATCTGCCGTTCGCGACAGCGCTCGGCGATTGGCGCGGCACCGCCGGCGTGCAATGGGGACAACGCAATCTGTCCGTCGCCGGCGCAACCGAGCCGCTGCTGGCGCCCGCCAAGGCCCGTAACATCGCCGCTTTCGCGTTCGAGGAGCTCAATCTCACCCGTTCGCTGCGCGCGCAGGCGGCCATTCGCGTCGAGCGGACGCAGATCGATGGGACCGGCGCGCAATTCCCCTCATCATTTCTGCCGCCACCCGATCAGCCGATCCTATTTCCAGTCGATCGCAGCTTCATGCCTGTCAGCCTCAGCACCGGACTGCTTTATGAATTGCCGGCTGGCATCGTGGCGCGCATGACGTTGCAGCACGTCGAGCGTTCGCCCGATCCGATCGAAATGTTCTACAAAGGCCCGCACGACACCCCCCGCACGTTCGAGATCGGCGATCCGAACATGACGCTGGAAAAGGCGGACACAGCCGAGATTGGCCTCTCCCGCAAGCGTGGCGCCACCCGATTTGAAGCCTCGGTTTACGCCTCGCGCTATCGGAATTTCATCTTCAAGAATTTCACCGGCATCCGCTGCAACGAAACCTTCGCCTCGTGTGGCACGCCCGGTGCGAGCTATGACCAGATCGTCTATTCACAGCGCGACGCGCGCTTCGTCGGCGGCGAGATCGAGATCGAGCACGACGTCGCGCCGCTCTGGAACGGCGTGTGGGGCCTCGGGGCACAATACGACATCGTCCATGCGACGTTTGCCGACGGCGGCTACGTCCCGAAAATTCCGCCGCAGCGCCTCGGGGGCAGTCTCTTCTATCGCGACGAGGGCTGGAACGCGCATGTGAGCCTGCTGCATGCCTTTGCACAGACGCATCTCGGCGCCTTCGAGACGCCGACACCCGGTTTCAACCTGTTGAATGCCGAGCTGAGCCACACCCATAAATTTTCCAGAGCGGGGCTGCCGATCACCCTGACCGTCGGCCTCAAGGGAGAAAATCTGCTCGACGCCGACATCCGGCTGCACCAGTCCTACAAGAAGGACGAGGTGCTGCAACCAGGGCGAAATGTGCGTCTGTTCGCATCCATGAAGTTCTGA
- a CDS encoding 16S rRNA (uracil(1498)-N(3))-methyltransferase — translation MTQRDFKSPRLFVDAPLDSGGRVPLAREQGHYLGNVLRLGAGDSILVFNGRDGEWRAGIEGRKRLEHLTLIEQTRPQEMSCDLHLLFAPLKHARLDYMVQKAVEMGASLLAPTLTQFTQVSRVNTERMRANAIEAAEQCGILNLPEIHEPQPLARRLTERDGQRLLIFCDEAAPQADPLKALASESEKAGGVDVLIGPEGGFSEEERALLLHQPRLVRLSLGPRILRADTAAVAAMALTQAALGDWNTRLGE, via the coding sequence ATGACGCAGCGCGATTTCAAAAGCCCCCGTCTGTTCGTCGATGCGCCGCTCGATTCGGGCGGTCGCGTGCCGCTCGCGCGCGAGCAGGGCCATTATCTTGGCAACGTGCTGCGGCTCGGAGCCGGTGACAGCATTCTGGTGTTCAACGGCCGCGATGGCGAATGGCGCGCCGGGATCGAAGGCCGCAAGCGCCTCGAACATCTTACCCTCATCGAGCAGACCCGGCCGCAAGAGATGTCCTGCGACCTGCATCTGCTGTTTGCACCGCTCAAGCACGCCCGGCTCGATTACATGGTGCAGAAAGCGGTCGAGATGGGAGCGAGCCTGCTCGCACCAACGCTGACGCAGTTCACGCAGGTCTCGCGCGTCAACACGGAGCGCATGCGCGCCAATGCCATCGAGGCCGCCGAACAATGTGGCATCCTTAATCTGCCCGAGATCCATGAGCCGCAGCCGCTGGCGCGCCGCCTCACCGAACGCGATGGCCAGCGCCTTCTGATTTTCTGCGACGAGGCCGCGCCGCAGGCCGATCCGCTCAAAGCTCTCGCCTCGGAGTCTGAAAAGGCGGGCGGCGTCGATGTCCTGATCGGACCGGAGGGCGGCTTTTCCGAAGAGGAGCGCGCCCTGCTGCTGCACCAGCCGCGCCTCGTCCGACTCTCGCTTGGACCGCGCATCCTGCGGGCCGATACCGCCGCCGTAGCCGCGATGGCACTGACCCAGGCAGCGCTCGGCGATTGGAACACACGTCTCGGCGAATAG
- a CDS encoding DUF2093 domain-containing protein has translation MLNKFGPSGRGEAKVEYLDGDFRILSPGSYVVCAVTGEHIPLEELSLWSVDRQEAYATPQAAMERTFPGSVKKKA, from the coding sequence TTGTTGAATAAATTCGGGCCGTCCGGCCGTGGCGAAGCCAAGGTCGAATACCTGGACGGCGATTTCCGTATCCTGTCTCCAGGCTCCTATGTGGTGTGCGCCGTGACCGGCGAACACATTCCGCTTGAGGAACTCTCGCTGTGGAGCGTGGACCGGCAGGAAGCCTATGCGACGCCGCAGGCCGCGATGGAACGGACCTTTCCGGGTTCCGTGAAGAAGAAGGCTTGA
- a CDS encoding TldD/PmbA family protein, with amino-acid sequence MNSSPNAASSVSPSNKAASPSPSVTNLLDQSALTDIAQRLVEAAKKAGADAADAVAVRGVSQGVEIRDGRVEESERSEGDDVGLRVLVGKRQAVVSTNDISGDNVATLAVRAVAMAKVAPEDAFVGLADPALLAKDFPDLDLLDRNVPSLDELERRAHEAEAAALAVKGVTKSSGASASSGIGGMVLVTSTGFHGAYLRSSQGVSMTAIAGEGTGMERDYDFTSAIHGSDLASPRDIGRSAGERAVARINPRKVATCKAPVVFDPRVAGSLIGHLVGAANGASVARKTSFLKDRLGQQLFDKRIRIIDDPLRVRGLRSQTFDAEGVAVKRHAIVDEGVLTTWLLDCATARELGMTTTGHAHRGVSSSPSPGAYNLHLEPGEMTPEELMSDIKEGFYITDLIGSGVNGVTGDYSRGASGFWIENGKLTYAVSEVTIAGHLFDIFKSMRPANDLVFKYGVNSPTVRIEGLTIAGR; translated from the coding sequence GTGAACTCTTCACCAAACGCAGCATCTTCGGTTTCTCCTTCCAACAAAGCCGCCTCGCCCTCTCCATCCGTCACCAATCTGCTCGACCAGAGCGCGCTCACCGATATTGCGCAGCGTCTTGTCGAGGCCGCGAAGAAAGCAGGCGCGGATGCTGCCGATGCGGTGGCGGTACGCGGTGTCTCGCAAGGCGTGGAAATCCGCGATGGCCGTGTCGAGGAATCGGAGCGTTCTGAGGGCGACGATGTCGGCCTGCGGGTTCTGGTCGGCAAACGGCAGGCGGTCGTCTCCACCAACGACATCAGCGGAGACAATGTCGCCACGCTCGCCGTGCGCGCGGTGGCGATGGCGAAAGTCGCGCCGGAGGATGCATTTGTGGGGCTTGCCGATCCGGCGCTGCTCGCGAAAGACTTTCCCGATCTCGATCTGCTCGATCGCAATGTACCTTCGCTCGATGAACTTGAGCGTCGCGCCCATGAGGCGGAAGCTGCCGCGCTCGCGGTGAAGGGCGTCACCAAATCCAGCGGCGCGTCGGCCTCGTCCGGCATTGGCGGCATGGTGCTTGTGACCAGCACCGGATTTCATGGCGCTTACTTGCGTTCCAGCCAGGGCGTCTCAATGACCGCGATTGCGGGTGAGGGCACCGGCATGGAGCGCGATTACGATTTCACCTCGGCCATTCACGGCTCCGACCTTGCCTCGCCGCGCGACATCGGCCGCAGTGCCGGCGAGCGCGCCGTCGCCCGCATCAATCCGCGCAAGGTCGCCACCTGCAAGGCGCCGGTGGTGTTCGATCCGCGGGTGGCGGGTTCGCTGATCGGGCATCTCGTCGGTGCTGCGAATGGTGCATCCGTCGCGCGCAAGACGAGTTTCCTCAAGGACAGACTTGGGCAGCAATTGTTCGACAAGCGCATCCGCATCATCGACGATCCGCTGCGGGTGCGCGGCCTGCGCTCGCAGACCTTCGACGCGGAGGGCGTGGCGGTTAAACGGCACGCGATCGTGGATGAGGGCGTGCTGACCACGTGGCTTCTCGATTGTGCGACCGCACGCGAACTCGGCATGACCACGACCGGTCACGCTCATCGCGGCGTGTCATCGTCGCCATCGCCCGGGGCGTACAATCTGCATCTCGAGCCTGGTGAGATGACGCCGGAAGAATTGATGTCCGATATCAAGGAGGGCTTCTACATCACCGACCTGATCGGTTCCGGCGTCAACGGCGTCACCGGTGATTACAGTCGCGGCGCTTCGGGTTTCTGGATCGAGAACGGCAAACTCACTTATGCCGTGAGCGAGGTCACGATCGCGGGTCATCTGTTCGACATCTTCAAATCGATGCGGCCGGCGAACGATCTCGTTTTCAAATATGGCGTGAACTCTCCGACCGTGCGGATCGAGGGGTTGACGATTGCCGGGCGCTGA
- the lpxK gene encoding tetraacyldisaccharide 4'-kinase, which produces MREPGFWYASSSLRSLLLAPIAAIYGAVAGARMARQGERVALPVICVGNYHLGGAGKTPTTLRLAQMLRELGETPVVVSRGYGGSLAGPVRVADHPASEVGDEPRMMARHVPVIVSHDRVAGAALAQSEGASVILLDDGFQNPALDKDASMIVIDATRGLGNGHVFPAGPLRAPLAGQIARTNALMVIGEGNAANDVAHGVVQRGGLVLRASFVPDESIVTKLRGKRVLAFAGIGDPARFFATLRAHGIEVASQRAFADHHPFTAEEIEVMMREAQADALTLVTTEKDLARLEGELALASYVGQIVPFPVTLQVEDEGALVDFLKERLRRAQQARQ; this is translated from the coding sequence ATGCGTGAGCCAGGCTTCTGGTACGCATCGTCTTCGCTTCGCTCGCTGCTGCTCGCGCCCATTGCCGCAATTTATGGCGCCGTGGCGGGCGCGCGCATGGCGCGTCAAGGTGAGCGCGTTGCGCTCCCGGTGATCTGCGTCGGCAACTACCATCTCGGTGGCGCGGGCAAGACGCCAACCACGTTGCGGCTCGCGCAGATGCTGCGCGAACTCGGCGAGACGCCGGTCGTAGTCAGCCGTGGTTATGGTGGCAGTCTCGCAGGACCGGTGCGTGTCGCGGATCATCCTGCGTCAGAGGTTGGCGATGAGCCACGAATGATGGCGCGTCATGTGCCGGTGATCGTCTCGCACGATCGCGTCGCGGGCGCAGCGCTTGCGCAGAGCGAGGGCGCGAGCGTGATCCTGCTCGACGACGGATTCCAGAATCCGGCGCTCGACAAGGATGCCTCCATGATCGTGATCGACGCTACGCGCGGGCTCGGCAATGGTCATGTATTTCCGGCGGGGCCTCTGCGCGCGCCACTTGCCGGGCAGATCGCGCGCACCAATGCGCTGATGGTGATCGGTGAGGGCAATGCCGCGAACGATGTCGCCCACGGTGTCGTGCAGCGCGGGGGGCTGGTTTTGCGCGCATCGTTCGTTCCGGATGAATCGATCGTCACAAAGCTGCGGGGCAAGCGCGTGCTGGCCTTCGCGGGGATCGGCGATCCGGCCCGGTTTTTCGCTACGCTGCGTGCTCACGGCATTGAGGTGGCGTCGCAGCGGGCGTTCGCCGATCATCATCCGTTCACGGCGGAGGAAATTGAAGTCATGATGCGCGAGGCGCAGGCGGATGCGCTGACGCTTGTGACGACCGAAAAAGATTTGGCGCGGCTTGAAGGTGAGCTGGCGCTTGCAAGCTATGTTGGACAGATCGTTCCGTTTCCGGTGACCTTGCAGGTCGAGGATGAGGGCGCGCTCGTTGATTTTCTTAAAGAGCGACTACGCCGAGCACAGCAGGCGCGCCAGTAG
- a CDS encoding DUF6101 family protein, protein MRRQYGLSGVQPAGSSRDLRLDPLSLPARFEARDGRADGGARQIEINRERVVVRRMVRGMRMTLQLRMPEFLGIVRRQTEDAEALVLIHRDPSLSVPLFLSTDTDEIERQWSAWSEALALPQVEEEGEATGEPAPRRRRHNVIRIRRPRFLTRRKAGRAASEPTVHHGEREIIARN, encoded by the coding sequence GTGAGGCGTCAATACGGACTAAGCGGGGTTCAACCCGCCGGGTCGAGCCGCGATCTGCGGCTCGACCCTCTTTCCTTGCCAGCCCGGTTTGAAGCGCGCGACGGTCGCGCCGATGGCGGTGCGCGGCAGATCGAAATCAATCGCGAGCGCGTTGTCGTGCGCCGCATGGTGCGCGGCATGCGCATGACGCTGCAACTGCGCATGCCGGAATTCCTCGGCATCGTGCGGCGGCAGACGGAGGACGCCGAAGCGCTGGTGCTGATCCATCGCGATCCGTCGTTGTCCGTGCCGTTGTTTCTCAGCACCGATACAGACGAGATCGAGCGTCAGTGGTCGGCCTGGAGCGAGGCGCTGGCATTGCCACAGGTCGAAGAAGAAGGCGAAGCCACGGGCGAACCTGCGCCGCGACGCCGCCGCCACAACGTCATCCGCATCCGCAGGCCGCGTTTCCTGACGCGGCGCAAGGCAGGCCGCGCGGCATCCGAGCCGACTGTGCATCACGGCGAGCGCGAGATCATCGCCCGGAACTGA
- a CDS encoding 3-deoxy-D-manno-octulosonic acid transferase, translated as MAEALPVTLGVYRRASALAAPLASLLIGRRLKQGKEDPARVGERRGFAGVERPPGPLVWIHGASVGEVLAAAELIDRLRALNLRILLTSGTRTSADIVARRFPPDVIHQFIPYDVPAYVARFLDHWKPGLGLFIESDLWPNLLLSASQRRIPLALINGRMSPRSFPRWRKARVTIGTLLSCFDLCLTQSDVDHERFAALGSPNVVTSGNLKLDIKALPADPERFDRLKAATGRRTVFVAASTHPGEEEIIIEAHRHLAAEIPSLLTVIVPRHPQRGSAIAQMVAKARLQTALRSRGDLPSADTDIYVADTMGELGLFYRLAPVVFMGGSLVPHGGQNPIEPVKLDAAILHGPHVFNFANLYAELDRTEGALLARDPDEFVTLLRHLLGNPIARNRLSAAAQRVVTRLGGAVNKTMAALEPYLLQLRIEQGAVDA; from the coding sequence ATGGCTGAAGCCTTGCCGGTGACGCTTGGTGTTTACCGGCGAGCCTCGGCTCTGGCCGCGCCTCTCGCGAGCCTACTCATCGGACGCAGGCTGAAGCAGGGCAAGGAAGATCCCGCACGTGTCGGTGAACGCCGGGGATTTGCCGGCGTGGAACGCCCGCCCGGGCCGCTCGTCTGGATTCACGGTGCGAGCGTCGGTGAGGTGCTGGCGGCGGCCGAGCTTATCGACCGGCTGCGTGCGCTCAATCTGCGCATTCTGCTCACCTCGGGCACCAGGACGTCTGCCGACATTGTCGCGCGGCGTTTTCCGCCGGATGTTATCCATCAGTTCATTCCCTACGATGTACCGGCGTACGTTGCGCGCTTCCTCGATCACTGGAAGCCAGGGCTCGGGCTTTTCATCGAGTCCGATCTTTGGCCCAACCTCTTGCTGTCGGCGTCGCAGCGGCGGATTCCGTTGGCACTCATCAACGGGCGGATGTCGCCGCGCTCGTTCCCGCGCTGGCGCAAGGCGCGCGTTACCATCGGTACGCTGCTGTCGTGCTTTGATCTGTGCCTGACGCAATCGGATGTCGACCACGAGCGGTTCGCAGCGCTGGGTAGTCCGAATGTCGTCACCTCAGGAAATCTCAAGCTCGACATCAAAGCGCTGCCCGCGGATCCTGAAAGGTTCGATCGACTGAAGGCAGCGACAGGGCGTCGGACCGTGTTCGTCGCGGCCTCGACTCATCCTGGCGAAGAAGAAATCATCATCGAGGCGCATCGCCATCTGGCGGCAGAAATTCCCTCGTTGTTGACGGTGATCGTGCCACGTCATCCGCAACGTGGGTCTGCAATTGCACAGATGGTGGCAAAAGCACGGCTGCAGACGGCGCTGCGCTCGCGCGGCGATCTGCCCTCGGCCGATACCGACATCTATGTTGCCGACACGATGGGTGAACTCGGGTTGTTCTATCGTCTCGCGCCGGTTGTGTTCATGGGCGGTTCGCTCGTTCCGCATGGCGGACAGAACCCGATCGAGCCGGTGAAGCTCGATGCCGCGATCCTGCACGGACCGCACGTTTTCAATTTCGCAAATCTTTACGCTGAACTCGACCGCACTGAAGGCGCACTGCTCGCCCGCGATCCCGACGAGTTCGTCACGCTGTTGCGTCATCTGCTCGGCAATCCGATCGCGCGCAATCGTCTCTCTGCGGCGGCGCAGCGCGTGGTGACGCGATTGGGCGGTGCGGTTAACAAGACAATGGCGGCGCTGGAGCCCTATTTGCTCCAACTGCGGATCGAGCAGGGGGCGGTCGATGCGTGA
- a CDS encoding 3'(2'),5'-bisphosphate nucleotidase CysQ produces the protein MPGADDFAAEAALLANTLREAGELATGMFGAGVKSWIKGASSPVSDADIAVNDFLEERLRSFNPDYGWLSEESADDSARLDKSRVWVVDPIDGTRAFLNKRKDWSISVALVQHGIPVLGCVYAPMSDEFYLAERDKGATLNASAINATSGTDLDLTRIAAPQSILDRVAKIASGTAGYPRIGSLALRMCRVANGALDVAFAGGHSRDWDVAAADLIISEAGGAMTELDGGSLRYNCPEVAHGTLVAAGLPRHRLLLETLARKPVFNANASI, from the coding sequence TTGCCGGGCGCTGACGACTTCGCAGCCGAGGCGGCGCTTCTCGCAAACACCTTGCGCGAAGCCGGCGAGCTCGCGACCGGCATGTTCGGCGCCGGCGTGAAGAGCTGGATCAAGGGCGCTTCGTCGCCGGTTTCCGACGCTGACATTGCGGTCAACGATTTTCTCGAAGAACGGCTGCGCTCGTTCAATCCGGACTATGGCTGGCTGTCGGAAGAAAGCGCGGACGATTCCGCGCGTCTCGACAAATCCCGTGTCTGGGTGGTCGACCCGATTGACGGCACTCGCGCGTTTCTGAACAAGCGCAAGGACTGGTCGATCAGTGTAGCCTTGGTCCAGCATGGAATTCCGGTGCTGGGTTGCGTCTACGCGCCGATGAGCGATGAATTCTATCTCGCTGAACGCGACAAGGGTGCGACCCTCAACGCAAGCGCGATCAATGCGACCTCCGGCACCGACCTCGACCTGACTCGGATTGCGGCGCCCCAGTCGATCCTCGACCGCGTGGCGAAAATCGCGAGCGGCACCGCCGGCTATCCGCGCATCGGCTCGCTCGCATTGCGGATGTGCCGTGTCGCAAATGGCGCCCTCGATGTGGCCTTCGCGGGTGGCCACAGCCGCGACTGGGATGTCGCGGCTGCCGATCTCATCATCAGTGAAGCGGGTGGCGCCATGACCGAACTGGATGGGGGAAGCCTCCGGTATAATTGCCCCGAAGTGGCTCACGGCACGCTGGTGGCGGCGGGCCTGCCCCGGCATCGGCTTCTTCTGGAAACTCTCGCCCGCAAGCCGGTTTTTAATGCCAATGCGTCTATTTGA
- a CDS encoding lysophospholipid acyltransferase family protein — protein MKLSLRKLGRAGWVQQTVGFLAAEFLRLVWWTNRFEYEPPDVYEQAEHYMPVIVAFWHGQHFMMPFLKKKKYPAKVLISRHRDGEINAIAAERLDVGTVRGSGDHGSEFHRKGGVAAFKMMLRTLDDNINMALTADVPKVARKAGLGVIMLARESGRPILPVAIATSRFKRLKNWDRSVINLPFGRGIMAAGDLIHVPADADDAAMEILRQQLEDALNGVNRLAYTRVGHPDEGLNG, from the coding sequence TTGAAATTGTCGCTTCGTAAATTGGGCCGAGCCGGCTGGGTGCAGCAGACCGTGGGTTTTCTCGCGGCCGAGTTCCTGCGGTTAGTGTGGTGGACCAACAGGTTCGAATACGAGCCGCCGGATGTCTATGAGCAAGCCGAGCATTATATGCCGGTGATTGTTGCGTTCTGGCACGGACAGCATTTCATGATGCCGTTCTTGAAGAAGAAGAAATATCCCGCCAAGGTCTTGATCTCGCGTCACCGCGACGGCGAGATCAACGCGATTGCCGCCGAACGGCTCGATGTCGGCACCGTGCGCGGGTCCGGCGATCATGGCTCCGAGTTTCACCGCAAGGGTGGCGTTGCTGCCTTCAAGATGATGCTGCGCACGCTGGACGACAACATCAACATGGCGCTGACCGCCGACGTGCCGAAGGTCGCGCGCAAGGCTGGTCTCGGCGTCATCATGCTGGCGCGCGAATCCGGGCGGCCGATCCTGCCGGTCGCGATTGCGACCAGCCGCTTCAAACGCCTGAAGAACTGGGACCGCTCAGTGATCAACCTGCCGTTCGGACGCGGGATCATGGCAGCTGGCGACCTCATTCATGTGCCGGCCGATGCCGATGACGCCGCAATGGAAATCCTGCGCCAACAGCTCGAAGACGCGCTCAATGGCGTGAACCGTCTTGCCTATACGCGGGTCGGCCATCCCGATGAGGGACTCAATGGCTGA
- a CDS encoding DUF4170 domain-containing protein, translated as MSDPAPQLLHLVIGGEVSELDGTTFKDLSKVETVGLFPNYAAAYQAWKAKAQQTVDNAHMRYFIVHIHRLLDPGHDSKTGH; from the coding sequence ATGTCGGATCCCGCACCGCAATTGCTGCACCTTGTCATCGGCGGAGAGGTTTCCGAACTCGATGGCACGACCTTCAAGGACTTATCGAAGGTCGAGACTGTGGGCTTGTTCCCGAATTATGCCGCTGCTTACCAGGCGTGGAAGGCGAAGGCGCAGCAAACCGTCGATAATGCTCATATGCGGTATTTCATCGTGCATATTCACCGTCTGCTCGATCCCGGACACGATTCGAAAACCGGACATTGA
- the ubiA gene encoding 4-hydroxybenzoate octaprenyltransferase — protein sequence MIDFSAPVADATANWVDTHAPLWARPYLRLARMDRPIGTWLLLMPCLWSAALAAGVAGDLSHLPSTLVLFAIGALAMRGAGCTWNDITDRDLDGRVERTRSRPIPAGQVTVKQAAGFLALQLLVGLAVLLQFNWFAVATGVASLIVIVVYPFMKRITYWPQAVLGLAFSWGALMGFAVILARIDAAALWLYTGSIAWVIGYDTIYAHQDTDDDALIGVKSTALLFGKNTRNWLTLFYGLAVTLIGIALWSAEAGLIAWLGLAAFATHLVSQIVRLRIADSRLCLRLFLGNRDAGLLLFAGLVIDALMRAWG from the coding sequence ATGATAGATTTCAGCGCGCCCGTGGCCGATGCGACGGCGAACTGGGTCGATACCCACGCGCCGCTGTGGGCGCGGCCTTATCTGCGGCTGGCGCGGATGGACCGGCCGATCGGGACATGGCTGTTGCTGATGCCGTGCCTGTGGTCGGCGGCGCTCGCGGCCGGCGTCGCGGGCGATCTATCTCATCTTCCGTCCACGCTTGTGCTGTTTGCGATCGGCGCCTTGGCGATGCGCGGCGCTGGCTGCACCTGGAACGACATCACCGACCGCGATCTCGATGGCCGTGTCGAGCGCACGCGTTCGCGCCCTATTCCGGCGGGTCAGGTAACGGTGAAGCAGGCCGCGGGCTTCCTTGCGCTGCAATTGCTCGTCGGGCTTGCGGTGCTGTTACAGTTCAACTGGTTCGCGGTCGCGACCGGCGTTGCCTCGCTGATCGTGATCGTGGTCTATCCTTTCATGAAGCGCATTACCTACTGGCCGCAGGCAGTGCTCGGCCTTGCGTTTTCATGGGGCGCGCTGATGGGCTTCGCGGTCATTCTCGCGCGGATCGATGCGGCGGCGTTATGGCTCTATACGGGCTCAATCGCCTGGGTGATCGGTTACGACACGATCTATGCTCATCAGGACACTGACGATGATGCATTGATCGGCGTGAAATCGACCGCGCTTCTGTTCGGCAAGAATACGCGAAACTGGCTTACGCTGTTCTATGGACTTGCCGTGACGCTGATCGGCATCGCGCTGTGGTCCGCGGAAGCAGGCTTGATTGCCTGGCTCGGACTTGCGGCGTTCGCTACACATCTGGTGTCGCAAATCGTCCGCCTGAGGATCGCGGATTCCCGGCTGTGCCTGCGTTTGTTTCTCGGCAACCGCGATGCGGGATTGCTTCTGTTCGCGGGCCTTGTGATCGACGCGCTGATGCGGGCCTGGGGTTAA